In a genomic window of Rubidibacter lacunae KORDI 51-2:
- a CDS encoding ABC transporter permease, whose protein sequence is MNVSAPKNLKWSQFRHYRELMGTLVERNLKGRYRGSSLGIFWSLLNPMIMAGIYTAVLGNAFAEHFDNSIINYILAAFTGLAIFHFFSAATSQALNSVVSNGGLLNKIYLPVSVFPSAAIAANIFQFSVATLPLFAIVTIWRSQSIVNVFALIFPVIALILVSSGVGYFLSATFVFFRDTPHLYQVTIYALRIATPVFYPVEIVPERLRPFIVLNPLSQVIESVRQITLSGDPPDLNLILGTVLSSLVVAILGWIWFGRLRPHFMDLL, encoded by the coding sequence ATGAACGTGTCAGCTCCGAAGAATTTGAAGTGGTCTCAGTTCAGACATTACAGAGAGTTGATGGGGACTTTAGTTGAGAGAAACCTCAAGGGGCGTTACAGAGGCTCCTCCCTAGGGATCTTCTGGTCCCTCCTCAATCCTATGATCATGGCTGGTATTTACACGGCTGTCTTGGGCAATGCTTTTGCAGAACATTTTGATAATTCAATTATTAATTATATTCTTGCAGCTTTCACCGGACTGGCAATCTTTCATTTCTTCTCTGCGGCGACGTCTCAGGCGCTCAACAGCGTTGTTTCCAATGGTGGACTGCTCAACAAAATCTACTTACCGGTTAGCGTTTTTCCTTCAGCAGCAATAGCCGCAAACATTTTTCAGTTTTCAGTTGCAACTTTACCTTTATTCGCGATAGTAACCATTTGGCGATCGCAAAGCATTGTGAATGTTTTTGCATTGATTTTCCCAGTAATAGCCTTGATACTCGTGAGTAGCGGGGTCGGCTATTTTCTTAGTGCAACATTCGTTTTCTTCCGCGACACCCCCCACCTCTATCAAGTCACGATTTATGCTTTGCGAATTGCAACTCCTGTCTTTTACCCGGTAGAGATTGTTCCCGAGAGGCTCAGACCTTTCATTGTATTAAACCCTCTGTCACAGGTTATTGAAAGCGTCCGGCAGATTACGCTCTCAGGAGATCCACCCGACCTCAATCTCATACTGGGAACGGTGCTGAGTAGCCTTGTTGTCGCCATCCTCGGATGGATCTGGTTCGGGCGGTTGCGCCCGCATTTCATGGACTTGTTGTAG
- a CDS encoding ABC transporter ATP-binding protein, which translates to MEVIRLDRVSLYRRTQEEFSYDFKTSLISLLEGKYRHPNRKLVLSDINLTLRAGDRVGIVGANGSGKSTLLKVICGILKPTGGKVSVSGNLAPLIELGAGFDASMSVSDNVIMYGVMLGFARREMRRRLPSILDFAELEDYAFAPVKSLSSGMKARLGFAVATDVRPDILLLDEVLSVGDAQFRKKCRRRIEKFWAENVTIIVVSHDLKFIRQWCQRAVWLEHGKIAFTGSVDETVERYLAEVERV; encoded by the coding sequence ATGGAAGTAATTCGCTTGGATCGGGTATCTCTCTATCGAAGAACTCAGGAGGAGTTTTCCTACGATTTCAAAACGAGTCTCATATCTCTATTAGAGGGCAAGTATCGTCACCCCAATCGCAAGCTCGTTCTCAGCGACATAAATTTAACGCTGAGAGCTGGCGATCGAGTTGGCATTGTCGGAGCAAATGGTTCCGGCAAATCAACCCTTCTGAAGGTTATCTGTGGGATTTTGAAACCAACGGGTGGGAAGGTATCAGTCTCGGGGAACCTTGCTCCACTAATCGAGCTGGGTGCTGGATTTGATGCAAGTATGAGTGTTTCCGACAATGTTATCATGTACGGCGTCATGTTGGGATTTGCGCGTCGGGAAATGCGGCGCCGTCTACCATCAATTCTCGACTTCGCCGAGTTAGAAGACTATGCGTTTGCACCGGTAAAGTCCTTGTCTTCAGGAATGAAAGCGCGTTTGGGTTTTGCCGTTGCGACTGACGTACGTCCAGATATTTTATTACTCGATGAAGTGCTGTCCGTAGGAGATGCACAATTTCGCAAAAAGTGTCGCCGGCGCATCGAGAAGTTCTGGGCAGAGAACGTCACGATTATCGTGGTTTCTCACGATCTTAAATTCATACGGCAGTGGTGCCAGCGAGCAGTCTGGTTAGAGCATGGCAAAATCGCATTTACTGGCAGTGTGG